In Mercenaria mercenaria strain notata chromosome 15, MADL_Memer_1, whole genome shotgun sequence, a single genomic region encodes these proteins:
- the LOC123547838 gene encoding EMILIN-2-like isoform X2, whose protein sequence is MNTKGKILIICVIVLICVMDSMASPLNSINSNKDVLKFNMMAETYTHEVAALKREVVSLQERVTVLETNLVNSGNGLTRMDRMEDTNNNKHALTKRAVRRRIRRPEVAFQASLTKESATFKLYDTIIFNSVITNIGRAYNKHTGIFTAPVSGTYTFNTNIVSEKGHYVEASIKVNDLVTVSAISDHRISRDGEYFTMWDQGNAVAILSLNRGDKVAVSVQWPQGSHVIHGVGKSSFSGYLVRSHEHR, encoded by the exons ATGAATACGAAAGGAAAGATACTTATTATTTGCGTTATTGTTTTGATATGTGTAATGGATTCGATGGCAAGTCCATTAAACAGTATAAACTCGAACAaggatgttttaaaatttaacatgatGGCGGAAACGTACACACATGAAGTAGCTGCACTGAAAAGAGAAGTGGTCTCTTTGCAAGAAAGAGTGACAGTACTCGAGACGAATCTTGTAAATTCTGGGAATGGATTAACAAGAATGGACAGGATGGAAGACACTAACAACAACAAGCATGCATTAACAAAGCGAG CTGTTAGAAGACGAATTCGAAGACCCGAGGTAGCATTTCAAGCGTCTTTAACAAAAGAGTCGGCGACATTTAAGCTATACGATACAATTATCTTCAACAGCGTGATAACGAACATTGGTCGTGCATACAACAAACATACGGGCATCTTCACTGCACCTGTATCCGGAACTTACACCTTTAACACAAATATCGTGTCAGAGAAAGGACATTATGTCGAAGCAAGTATTAAAGTTAATGACCTGGTGACTGTTTCAGCAATAAGTGATCATAGAATCTCTCGAGATGGAGAATATTTTACTATGTGGGACCAGGGAAATGCTGTGGCAATTTTAAGTCTGAATCGAGGGGACAAGGTTGCAGTATCTGTGCAATGGCCACAAGGAAGCCATGTCATACATGGTGTCGGAAAATCTAGTTTCTCAGGATATCTTGTGAGATCACATGAACATCGCTGA
- the LOC123555985 gene encoding uncharacterized protein LOC123555985 has translation MATGNESIPTHEGFDSAKRARTAQLSQMTKLYNEIERHMISHDNEETVKTLYSKICERFEQFKAAHLRCLDVCSDSEVVSKLEMNYESCYKNFVEFRERFSQWISSEKTPDDNNDACSSVSHVSSSSTVSSRSRLRSAKAKRLIAEHKIKMLNKKQELERARVELQMKQQLLDQQSELEEAQLEESVWQQAVQEENGVNLEVQSQTTVQHSTSGETTSVTGNVTGTVSDCILLPKTHTTASTSSTGRNINYNDMCSSARDHGHNQDEAKSAHSINNMNSEVSISTIDIAFQKLASTLQEGFNLPKPELLTFSGKPTEYCKFVKNFETNIESKITDDRLRLSYLIQYCYGEAKCCIEDCVLLEPSEGYRRARDILFSRYGRPHVIARTYIEKLVYGPQIAASDTDGLSKLALEMQRCEITLSQLGYNSDVDNSENLRRIVKRLPMHLRVKWVDIAHVINESGREVHFTDLVKFVDEKSRVASSMYGIDLIKENRTAKSASGKPHGTKPVKDVTTLTTHSNTDQRRNERKCRCCHGNCLDVSVCSKFKSMSLNERKELVRKFKLCYNCLKGNHSSSNCRKPKSCTVPGCEVKHNMLLHSWSRPNPESSATQAVTCASVKNSNAKNCLGIIPVIVNAENGNSCQTYALLDDGADKTLCDERLLQSLNVTSKPVTFNISTVNSTSSTIHGQEIDLTVMAVDENRNEEVTLSKVWSVMELPISTRSAAVNVDLKKLPYLSDIDIPQIDTNNVMLLIGTDSPAAHIPLEVRSGNIDQPYAVRSRLGWAVRGPVQDTCEPNTVNVHFEQSRDVLLQQQLERMWNTEFNDRSLNEKDSMSVEDKHALQIMESSLTHEDGHYKIGLPWRKENASLPNNIALAQVRLQQLKRKLSRDPELHKMYTTSLNDYIEKGYAEEVKDGLENNSRRTWYLPHHPVTNVNKPGKVRVVFDCAAKYHGISLNSQLLQGPDLMNSLVGVLIRFRKEKVALAADIEAMFHQVRVMEEDCDALRFLWWPGGDITQQPNCYRMKVHLFGATSSPSCAAYALKRTATDNARLFGKEVVSTVERDFYVDDCLKSVETDDKAIKLATDLQTLMKLGGFRLTKWLSNSRAVLNAIPESELAPSVVNLSLDETLPCNRALGVQWNVNDDRIQIKVKLSDKPLTRRGILSVVSSIYDPLGLVSPVTLQAKAIIQSLCRLKIGWDDQIPQSINNEWHTWLSTLPCLENVSVNRCFRPSDCVKSTELHIFSDGSETAYGACAYLRFVDTYDNVTCSLVIGKSRLAPIKQMSIPRLELSGAVVACRIYSMLSEELDIKIDQVTFWTDSMIVLGYIKNVSKRFKTFVGNRLSIIHNTTSPDLWRHIDTKSNPADIASRGIHANDTKNLHIWLNGPDFLRKDHTQWPQNQLAPEVTDDDTEVKREVKINITMTNRSLDDIIDRYSSWTKLRRAVAWLLRYKVFCRQKYLNHELDMEKGNLTLAEIQKAEHELLIHVQEETFAHEMNNLKQYKPVRTDSSIASLNPKICDKLIRVQGRIRSQNPSKCPIILPSKHTITKLIIRHIHENNGHVGKQQVLAISREKYWIVRGLSTVKGVVRSCLVCRRQHSPLLQQQMAPLLEEQTTPDEPPFTYVGIDYFGPLIVKEGRTHVKRYGCLFTCLSTRAVHLEVCHSLTTNSFVAAFQRFTCRRGYPKKVYSDNGTNLVGGDRQLRQSIQEWNSSVIGKYMTEKEIEWHFNPPQASHRGGAWERMIRSTRTILKALIRQQLLTDEQLVTLMTETERILNDRPITKVSDDPEDMSALTPNMLLLMKTNSSIPRGIYNKNDTYVKRWWKQVQYLSNVFWRRWIREYLPAIQQRQKWQRKTTDLRVGDIVLVFDESTPRGKWPLGRIVKTNKSRDGHVRSCIVKYKNTQTVKPITKLCLLESSA, from the coding sequence ATGGCTACCGGAAATGAATCCATTCCGACGCACGAGGGATTTGACAGCGCAAAACGTGCGCGCACAGCCCAGTTGTCACAGATGACGAAATTATACAATGAAATAGAACGACACATGATCTCGCACGACAATGAAGAAACTGTCAAAactttatacagtaaaatatgtgAGCGATTTGAACAATTTAAAGCTGCTCATTTACGATGTTTGGATGTGTGCTCAGACTCTGAAGTTGTATCTAAATTAGAAATGAACTATGAAAGTTGTTATAAGAACTTTGTTGAATTCCGGGAAAGATTTTCACAGTGGATTTCTTCTGAGAAAACGCCTGATGATAATAATGACGCCTGTTCTTCAGTCAGCCATGTTAGTTCATCTTCAACAGTGTCCTCGCGCTCCAGGTTAAGAAGCGCGAAAGCTAAACGTTTAATTGcggaacataaaattaaaatgttaaataaaaagcAAGAATTAGAGCGCGCACGCGTAGAACTACAAATGAAACAACAATTACTAGATCAACAGTCTGAACTTGAAGAAGCGCAATTAGAAGAATCAGTATGGCAACAAGCTGTACAGGAAGAGAATGGAGTGAACTTAGAAGTCCAGTCTCAGACAACAGTACAACATTCTACTTCCGGTGAAACAACTTCCGTTACTGGAAATGTGACAGGTACAGTCAGTGATTGTATTCTTCTGCCTAAAACCCATACGACAGCAAGTACGTCTTCTACCGGAAggaatataaattataatgataTGTGTAGCAGTGCACGTGATCACGGGCATAACCAAGATGAGGCTAAGAGTGCGCATTCTATAAACAATATGAACTCCGAGGTTAGTATTTCTACAATAGACATAGCGTTCCAGAAACTTGCATCTACACTTCAGGAAGGGTTCAATCTTCCGAAACCGGAATTACTCACATTTAGCGGCAAGCCAACTGAATATTGTAAGTTCGTCAAAAACTTCGAAACTAATATCGAAAGTAAAATTACCGATGATAGACTTAGGTTGAGCTATTTAATACAGTACTGTTACGGTGAAGCAAAGTGTTGTATTGAAGATTGTGTTTTGTTGGAACCCAGTGAAGGATACAGGCGCGCACGTGACATCTTGTTCTCACGTTATGGAAGGCCGCACGTGATCGCTAGAACATATATTGAAAAGTTGGTATACGGTCCACAGATAGCAGCATCTGATACAGACGGACTATCAAAATTAGCATTAGAAATGCAAAGGTGTGAAATAACTTTATCGCAACTAGGATATAATTCGGATGTAGATAATTCTGAAAACTTGAGGCGAATTGTGAAACGGTTGCCTATGCATCTGAGAGTGAAATGGGTTGATATAGCACATGTAATTAACGAATCTGGCAGGGAAGTACATTTTACCGACTTAGTGAAATTTGTTGATGAGAAATCACGTGTTGCCAGTTCAATGTATGGAATCGATCTCATTAAAGAAAATCGAACAGCGAAGTCAGCTTCCGGTAAACCGCACGGTACAAAGCCTGTAAAAGATGTAACTACATTGACCACACACAGTAATACTGATCAGAGAAGAAACGAAAGAAAGTGCcgttgttgccatggtaactgcCTGGATGTATCTGTATGTAGCAAATTTAAATCGATGAGTCTAAATGAGAGAAAAGAACTGGTGCGAAAATTCAAGTTGTGTTACAACTGTTTGAAAGGCAACCATTCATCTAGCAACTGCAGAAAACCAAAGTCATGTACAGTACCCGGTTGCGAAGTGAAACATAACATGTTGTTACATAGTTGGAGCAGACCCAATCCTGAATCTTCGGCGACACAAGCTGTGACTTGTGCATCTGTGAAGAACTCAAATGCGAAGAACTGTTTAGGAATTATACCAGTTATTGTGAATGCTGAAAATGGAAATTCCTGTCAAACATACGCTCTGTTAGATGACGGTGCAGATAAAACCTTATGTGATGAGAGGTTGTTACAGTCTTTGAACGTCACAAGTAAACCTGTTACATTCAATATTTCAACGGTAAACTCAACAAGTAGTACCATTCACGGACAGGAAATAGATCTTACTGTAATGGCGGTGGACGAAAACAGAAATGAAGAAGTGACACTTTCCAAGGTGTGGTCAGTGATGGAGCTTCCAATCTCAACAAGATCCGCAGCAGTAAATGTTGACTTAAAGAAATTACCCTACTTATCAGATATAGACATACCCCAAATTGACACAAACAATGTTATGCTACTGATCGGTACAGATTCTCCAGCTGCACATATTCCACTCGAAGTGCGTTCAGGAAACATTGATCAACCGTACGCCGTGCGATCACGGTTAGGATGGGCAGTACGTGGTCCAGTTCAAGACACTTGTGAGCCTAATACCGTAAATGTCCACTTTGAACAATCCAGAGACGTGTTACTGCAACAGCAACTGGAAAGAATGTGGAATACAGAATTTAATGATAGATCATTGAATGAAAAGGACTCTATGTCTGTTGAAGACAAACATGCTCTGCAGATTATGGAATCATCTCTTACCCATGAAGATGGTCACTACAAAATTGGATTACCATGGAGGAAGGAGAATGCATCCTTGCCGAACAACATAGCTCTTGCCCAAGTACGCCTACAACAACTGAAACGTAAACTGTCACGTGACCCGgaattacataaaatgtatacaacATCCCTGAATGATTATATTGAGAAAGGATACGCAGAAGAGGTGAAAGATGGCCTTGAAAATAATTCTAGACGTACATGGTACTTACCACACCACCCAGTAACAAATGTGAACAAGCCAGGCAAAGTACGTGTAGTTTTCGATTGTGCTGCTAAGTACCACGGCATTTCACTGAACAGCCAATTACTGCAAGGACCGGACTTAATGAACAGTCTAGTAGGAGTTCTCATACGATTTAGGAAAGAGAAGGTAGCTCTAGCCGCAGATATTGAAGCAATGTTTCACCAGGTGCGTGTTATGGAAGAAGACTGTGATGCTTTAAGATTTCTATGGTGGCCTGGGGGTGACATCACACAGCAGCCAAATTGCTATCGTATGAAGGTACATTTGTTTGGAGCTACATCATCACCCAGTTGTGCAGCATATGCCTTAAAGCGTACTGCAACCGACAATGCCCGTTTATTTGGAAAGGAAGTGGTTTCTACAGTAGAGCGAGATTTTTATGTCGATGATTGTCTGAAGTCTGTAGAAACGGATGATAAAGCTATCAAGCTGGCTACAGATCTGCAAACACTAATGAAGTTAGGCGGATTCCGACTTACGAAGTGGTTAAGTAACAGTAGGGCTGTACTGAACGCTATCCCAGAATCTGAACTCGCACCATCTGTCGTCAATCTGAGTCTAGACGAAACTTTACCATGTAATCGAGCACTTGGTGTACAATGGAATGTTAACGACGACAGAATCCAGATTAAAGTCAAGCTGTCTGATAAGCCACTCACGAGACGCGGCATTCTGTCAGTTGTAAGTTCAATATACGACCCACTGGGACTCGTCTCGCCCGTAACACTTCAAGCTAAAGCTATAATACAGAGCCTGTGCAGACTGAAGATCGGCTGGGATGACCAGATACCACAGAGCATCAACAATGAATGGCATACCTGGTTATCAACCTTACCTTGTCTGGAGAATGTGTCTGTAAACCGCTGTTTCCGACCAAGTGACTGTGTTAAATCTACGGAACTGCATATATTTAGTGATGGATCCGAAACCGCCTATGGAGCCTGTGCTTACCTTCGATTTGTTGATACCTATGACAATGTAACATGTTCTCTAGTCATAGGAAAATCTCGTTTAGCCCCGATCAAACAGATGTCTATACCACGTCTTGAGTTATCCGGAGCTGTTGTCGCTTGCCGTATTTATTCGATGTTGTCCGAGGAACTAGATATAAAGATTGATCAAGTTACCTTCTGGACTGATTCCATGATTGTATTAGGATACATAAAGAACGTATCAAAACGGTTCAAGACATTCGTTGGCAATAGACTCAGCATTATACATAATACTACCTCACCAGACCTGTGGCGCCATATTGACACAAAGTCGAATCCCGCAGATATAGCTTCAAGAGGCATACATGCGAATGACACTAAGAATCTACATATTTGGCTAAATGGACCAGATTTTCTAAGAAAAGATCATACTCAGTGGCCACAGAATCAGCTTGCACCGGAAGTAACCGACGATGATACAGAAGTGAAGAGAGAAGTCAAGATAAACATCACAATGACTAATAGAAGTCTAGATGATATCATTGATCGCTACTCAAGTTGGACTAAACTTAGAAGAGCAGTCGCGTGGTTACTTAGATACAAGGTATTTTGCAGACAGAAATACTTAAATCACGAACTTGACATGGAAAAAGGAAACTTAACATTAGCGGAAATCCAGAAAGCAGAACACGAATTACTGATACATGTACAAGAGGAAACATTCGCACATGAGATGAATAACTTAAAACAATACAAGCCAGTCAGAACTGATAGCAGTATTGCATCCCTTAACCCCAAAATATGTGACAAACTAATCCGAGTACAAGGACGTATACGATCTCAAAACCCCAGTAAATGTCCCATTATACTACCAAGCAAGCACActataacaaaattaataattcGACATATTCATGAGAATAACGGTCATGTCGGAAAACAACAGGTACTTGCAATCTCGCGTGAGAAGTACTGGATAGTTCGAGGACTGAGTACTGTAAAAGGTGTAGTGAGAAGTTGCTTAGTGTGCAGACGACAACACTCCCCCCTGCTACAACAACAGATGGCGCCTCTTCTTGAAGAGCAGACGACACCAGATGAACCCCCTTTCACTTACGTTGGAATAGATTACTTTGGTCCACTGATTGTAAAAGAAGGTCGCACACATGTGAAAAGATATGGCTGTCTTTTTACCTGTCTTTCAACTAGAGCGGTACACCTGGAGGTCTGTCATAGTTTGACAACTAACTCCTTCGTCGCAGCATTTCAACGCTTTACCTGTCGCAGAGGATATCCAAAGAAGGTGTATAGTGATAATGGCACAAATCTTGTAGGTGGCGATCGTCAGCTGCGGCAGTCGATACAAGAATGGAACTCTTCAGTAATAGGGAAATATATGACAGAAAAGGAAATAGAATGGCACTTTAACCCGCCTCAAGCGAGTCATAGAGGAGGAGCCTGGGAAAGGATGATTCGTTCCACACGAACAATTTTAAAAGCGTTGATCAGGCAACAATTGCTCACAGATGAACAATTAGTTACGCTGATGACAGAAACTGAAAGAATCCTGAACGATAGACCAATAACCAAGGTTAGCGATGATCCTGAAGACATGTCTGCCCTCACACCAAATATGCTACTACTAATGAAGACTAACAGTAGTATTCCAAGGGGAATATATAATAAGAATGACACATATGTAAAACGATGGTGGAAGCAGGTGCAATATCTTTCAAACGTTTTCTGGAGAAGATGGATACGAGAATACTTACCAGCTATACAACAGAGACAAAAATGGCAAAGAAAGACCACTGATTTACGTGTAGGTGATATTGTGCTAGTGTTTGACGAAAGTACCCCAAGAGGAAAATGGCCGTTGGGAAGaattgtaaaaacaaacaaaagccgTGATGGACATGTACGAAGCTGTATTGTAaagtataaaaatacacaaacagTGAAACCAATTACGAAGTTGTGCCTACTTGAAAGTTCAGCTTAA
- the LOC123547838 gene encoding cerebellin-2-like isoform X1 yields the protein MNTKGKILIICVIVLICVMDSMASPLNSINSNKDVLKFNMMAETYTHEVAALKREVVSLQERVTVLETNLVNSGNGLTRMDRMEDTNNNKHALTKRAAVRRRIRRPEVAFQASLTKESATFKLYDTIIFNSVITNIGRAYNKHTGIFTAPVSGTYTFNTNIVSEKGHYVEASIKVNDLVTVSAISDHRISRDGEYFTMWDQGNAVAILSLNRGDKVAVSVQWPQGSHVIHGVGKSSFSGYLVRSHEHR from the exons ATGAATACGAAAGGAAAGATACTTATTATTTGCGTTATTGTTTTGATATGTGTAATGGATTCGATGGCAAGTCCATTAAACAGTATAAACTCGAACAaggatgttttaaaatttaacatgatGGCGGAAACGTACACACATGAAGTAGCTGCACTGAAAAGAGAAGTGGTCTCTTTGCAAGAAAGAGTGACAGTACTCGAGACGAATCTTGTAAATTCTGGGAATGGATTAACAAGAATGGACAGGATGGAAGACACTAACAACAACAAGCATGCATTAACAAAGCGAG caGCTGTTAGAAGACGAATTCGAAGACCCGAGGTAGCATTTCAAGCGTCTTTAACAAAAGAGTCGGCGACATTTAAGCTATACGATACAATTATCTTCAACAGCGTGATAACGAACATTGGTCGTGCATACAACAAACATACGGGCATCTTCACTGCACCTGTATCCGGAACTTACACCTTTAACACAAATATCGTGTCAGAGAAAGGACATTATGTCGAAGCAAGTATTAAAGTTAATGACCTGGTGACTGTTTCAGCAATAAGTGATCATAGAATCTCTCGAGATGGAGAATATTTTACTATGTGGGACCAGGGAAATGCTGTGGCAATTTTAAGTCTGAATCGAGGGGACAAGGTTGCAGTATCTGTGCAATGGCCACAAGGAAGCCATGTCATACATGGTGTCGGAAAATCTAGTTTCTCAGGATATCTTGTGAGATCACATGAACATCGCTGA